The sequence below is a genomic window from Chitinispirillales bacterium.
ACGCCGAAACAAGCATAATAAGCGTGGATTGCGGAAGATGAAAATTGGTAATTAAACCTGAAATTACGCCGAATTTATACGGAGACAATATCATAATCTTCGTAGAATTATGTCCGCTTTTTATTTTTTTCCCGTCAAACGCGCTTTCAAGTGCGCGAACAACCGTCGTTCCTACGGCGATAATTCGATTTTTATGTAAAAGCGCGTCATTGAGCGTGTCGGCTGTATCTTGTGCAATAAAATATTCTTCGGAATGCATATTATGTTCCAAAGGATTGTCCGTTTTTACAGGACGAAACGTTCCGATTCCGACTTTTAACGTTAAAAAATGCAACTTTACACCCTTTTTGCGAATATTTTCCAAAAGTTCTTCGGTGAAATGAAGTCCGGCGGTAGGTGCGGCGAGAGCGCCTAGTTCTTTTGCGTAAATCGTTTGATAATCGGAATTATCTTGATTGTCGGCTCTTCTGTTCATATAAGGCGGGAGAGGAATTTCGCCGTATTCGTCAAGAATTTCAAAAATATTTTCTGTAAATCTTACTATTTTTGCGCCGTCCTCTGCGTTTTCAATTATTTCAAAGATTACATTTTCATTCTTTTCTAAGAATAATTTGCAGCCTGTTTTGAGGCGTTTGGCGGGTTTTGCAATTATCTGCGCCGAAAAATTGTCGAAGATCTTAACGAATAGAAATTCTACTTTCGCTTTCGTGTCCTGCTTTATTGCAAACAGTCGGCATTGTAAAACTTTTGTGTCGTTGAAAA
It includes:
- the queA gene encoding tRNA preQ1(34) S-adenosylmethionine ribosyltransferase-isomerase QueA translates to MKTNDFFYELPNDLIAKRPLEKRDDAKLMCINRKSEEIYHKKFYEIVDFLQKDDILVFNDTKVLQCRLFAIKQDTKAKVEFLFVKIFDNFSAQIIAKPAKRLKTGCKLFLEKNENVIFEIIENAEDGAKIVRFTENIFEILDEYGEIPLPPYMNRRADNQDNSDYQTIYAKELGALAAPTAGLHFTEELLENIRKKGVKLHFLTLKVGIGTFRPVKTDNPLEHNMHSEEYFIAQDTADTLNDALLHKNRIIAVGTTVVRALESAFDGKKIKSGHNSTKIMILSPYKFGVISGLITNFHLPQSTLIMLVSAFYDREKVLNAYQIAVSRNYRFFSYGDAMFLE